From one Acidobacteriota bacterium genomic stretch:
- the kduD gene encoding 2-dehydro-3-deoxy-D-gluconate 5-dehydrogenase KduD: protein MLDNFKLDGKVALVTGAGTGLGAAIAVALAEAGADVAVHARRTGSADLTLRTVEKLGRRAVPVEGDLAQRSAATSIVEQTLDEFGRIDILINNAGMTRRAPAVDYSEPDWDEVIEVNLTSVFRLCQSAGRRMIAQGSGKIVNIASLLSFQGGITVPAYTASKSAVAGLTKALANEWASLNINVNAVAPGYFATNNTAALRADETRNRQILERIPAGRWGQPEDLSGTVVYLSSRASDYMHGHVLAVDGGWLGR, encoded by the coding sequence ATCCTGGATAACTTCAAACTTGACGGAAAGGTTGCGTTGGTTACCGGCGCCGGTACGGGACTCGGAGCTGCGATCGCTGTCGCCCTCGCCGAGGCCGGGGCGGACGTCGCGGTTCACGCGCGCCGAACGGGAAGTGCCGACTTGACTTTGCGAACTGTAGAGAAGTTGGGCCGCCGGGCGGTTCCCGTCGAAGGCGATCTCGCACAGCGTTCGGCAGCGACGTCGATTGTCGAACAAACGCTCGACGAATTCGGCCGGATCGATATTCTGATCAACAACGCCGGTATGACCCGCCGCGCGCCGGCCGTCGATTATTCCGAGCCCGACTGGGACGAAGTTATCGAAGTCAACCTAACTTCGGTTTTCCGTCTTTGCCAGTCGGCAGGGCGCCGGATGATCGCCCAGGGCAGCGGAAAGATCGTCAACATCGCTTCGTTGCTATCGTTCCAGGGCGGGATCACGGTCCCCGCGTACACGGCGTCGAAATCGGCCGTCGCGGGGTTGACGAAAGCGCTCGCTAACGAATGGGCAAGTCTCAATATCAACGTCAACGCGGTCGCTCCCGGATATTTTGCGACCAACAATACTGCCGCGCTTCGGGCCGATGAAACGCGGAACCGGCAGATTCTCGAGCGAATTCCGGCCGGTCGTTGGGGGCAACCCGAAGATCTTTCGGGTACGGTTGTCTATTTGTCGTCACGGGCCAGCGATTATATGCACGGTCATGTGCTCGCGGTTGACGGCGGTTGGCTCGGGCGCTGA
- a CDS encoding sugar kinase has translation MKIKSKEDCRWDLVSLGEVMLRFDPGEKRIHTTRSFQVWEGGGEYNVARGLKRCFGLDTAIVTALADNPVGRLVQDLIYQGGVDQSHLKWVKYDGVGRTVRNGMNFTEAGFGVRGALGCSDRGHTAVSQLTPGDIDWRKIFETEGARWFHTGGIFCALSETSPDVAREAMKIAKECGTMISYDLNYRESLWKAVGGQAKAQEVNRDLAQFVDVMIGNEEDFTACLGLEVEGQDENHSKLDIGSYQKMIEKAVATYPNFKAVATTLRNAKTASFNDWGAVCYTDGKLHQAMMRSDLEIYDRVGGGDSFASGLIYGFLSGKDPEWAVNCGAAHGALAMTTPGDTTMASLAEVEKVMKGGGARVAR, from the coding sequence ATGAAGATCAAATCAAAAGAGGATTGTCGTTGGGATCTGGTTAGTCTTGGCGAGGTAATGCTGCGGTTCGATCCGGGCGAAAAACGAATTCACACGACACGCTCGTTTCAAGTTTGGGAAGGCGGCGGCGAGTACAACGTCGCGCGCGGACTAAAGCGCTGTTTTGGTCTGGACACGGCAATAGTCACCGCGCTTGCCGACAATCCCGTCGGCAGGCTCGTTCAGGATCTCATCTACCAGGGCGGAGTCGATCAGTCGCATCTGAAATGGGTGAAATATGACGGCGTCGGTCGGACGGTCAGAAACGGAATGAATTTTACCGAAGCCGGATTCGGCGTTCGCGGCGCGCTCGGTTGTTCCGACCGCGGACACACCGCCGTCTCGCAGCTGACGCCGGGCGATATCGACTGGCGGAAGATCTTCGAGACGGAAGGCGCGCGCTGGTTTCATACCGGCGGGATCTTTTGCGCGCTTTCCGAAACGTCTCCGGATGTCGCGCGCGAAGCGATGAAGATCGCAAAGGAATGCGGGACGATGATCTCGTACGATCTTAACTATCGCGAGTCGCTCTGGAAAGCTGTCGGAGGTCAAGCGAAAGCACAGGAAGTGAATCGCGACCTGGCGCAGTTTGTCGACGTGATGATCGGCAACGAAGAGGATTTCACGGCGTGCCTCGGGCTTGAGGTCGAAGGCCAGGACGAGAATCACTCGAAGCTCGATATCGGCAGCTATCAAAAAATGATCGAAAAGGCCGTTGCCACATATCCGAATTTCAAGGCGGTCGCGACGACGCTCAGAAACGCGAAAACGGCGTCCTTCAACGATTGGGGCGCGGTTTGCTACACCGACGGCAAATTGCATCAGGCGATGATGCGGTCCGACCTCGAGATCTACGACCGCGTCGGCGGCGGCGACTCGTTCGCATCCGGATTGATCTACGGTTTCTTGAGCGGAAAGGATCCCGAATGGGCTGTCAACTGCGGCGCCGCGCACGGCGCGCTGGCGATGACGACGCCGGGCGATACGACAATGGCGTCGCTCGCCGAGGTCGAGAAAGTAATGAAAGGAGGCGGGGCGAGGGTTGCTCGCTGA
- a CDS encoding hydrolase: MHSNILDPEETTLVVVDFQEAFRNVVADSAGLADRVATVVRGFGILGLPIIVTEQYPKGLGRTITEILDVLPESAEIVEKSTFSSCGAADFLVALNKTGARQVVLCGLETHICVNQTAHDLLDSGFQVHLLTDAVGSRFDRDRRVGIDKIIGSGAVPSSVEMVLFELMRDSKHEHFKAIQALVK; this comes from the coding sequence ATGCATTCGAACATTCTTGATCCCGAAGAAACAACGCTTGTCGTGGTCGATTTCCAGGAGGCGTTCCGAAACGTCGTCGCCGATTCGGCCGGTCTCGCGGACCGCGTCGCCACGGTCGTCCGCGGATTCGGCATTCTCGGCTTGCCGATCATCGTTACCGAGCAATATCCGAAGGGGCTCGGACGCACGATAACGGAAATACTCGACGTATTGCCGGAATCGGCCGAAATAGTCGAAAAGTCAACTTTCAGTTCATGCGGCGCGGCGGACTTTCTCGTCGCTTTGAACAAAACCGGCGCCCGTCAGGTCGTCTTGTGCGGTCTTGAAACGCACATCTGCGTCAACCAAACGGCGCACGATCTGCTTGATTCGGGTTTTCAGGTTCATCTTTTGACGGACGCCGTGGGTTCGCGTTTCGATCGCGACCGGCGTGTGGGAATCGATAAGATCATCGGCAGCGGCGCCGTGCCGTCATCAGTTGAAATGGTCCTTTTCGAGTTGATGCGCGATTCGAAACACGAGCATTTCAAAGCAATCCAGGCACTTGTGAAATGA
- a CDS encoding VWA domain-containing protein, with protein sequence MKNFIFAVLLGIVLLPSAYAQSGRRVQPTPKPTPLPVTEDQYSDSKPLPPRATVRPTLRNIEQKTSKETKSEPEILSDSDDETIKVDTNLVTIPVSVFDRNGLYIADLDKENFKIFEDGKEQQIEFFATSDTPVTVALLIDTSPSTEFKIDEIQTAAIAFVDQLKPQDKVIVIEFDGNYIVLTEATTDRQRIYKAIRRADFGNGTSLYDTVDYTLRKALRNIQGRKAVVLFTDGVDTTSSRSTYDRSVNEAEESEAIIFPIYYNTFFDQGRINSTVLARPNTRGEYALAKQYLKDLADYTGGRVFDAAATGAGLTRTFESIAEELRRQYTIGYIPQEIGTPGQRKAIKVRVNRSNLVIRARDGYIVGQQQKSPAK encoded by the coding sequence ATGAAAAATTTCATCTTTGCTGTATTGCTCGGAATTGTCCTTTTGCCTTCGGCGTACGCGCAATCAGGCCGACGAGTCCAACCGACACCGAAACCGACGCCGTTGCCGGTGACCGAGGATCAGTATTCCGATTCGAAACCGCTGCCGCCGCGGGCAACCGTCCGCCCGACGCTCCGCAATATCGAACAGAAAACCAGCAAAGAAACGAAATCCGAACCGGAGATCCTTTCGGATTCTGACGACGAAACCATCAAGGTCGACACGAATCTCGTTACCATCCCTGTTTCTGTCTTCGATCGCAACGGCCTGTATATTGCCGATCTCGACAAGGAGAATTTCAAGATCTTCGAGGACGGCAAGGAACAGCAGATCGAGTTTTTCGCGACCTCGGACACGCCGGTGACGGTTGCGCTCCTGATCGACACAAGTCCTTCAACCGAATTCAAGATCGATGAGATACAAACCGCCGCGATCGCGTTCGTCGACCAACTGAAACCGCAAGACAAGGTAATAGTTATCGAATTCGACGGAAACTACATCGTTTTGACGGAGGCGACCACCGATCGGCAACGGATTTACAAGGCGATCCGCAGGGCTGATTTCGGAAACGGGACGTCGCTTTACGACACCGTCGATTACACGCTGCGTAAGGCATTGAGAAACATTCAGGGACGGAAAGCCGTTGTTCTGTTCACCGACGGCGTCGACACGACCTCGTCGAGATCGACCTACGACCGCAGCGTCAACGAAGCCGAAGAGTCGGAAGCGATCATCTTTCCGATCTACTACAACACCTTTTTCGATCAGGGGAGGATCAATTCGACGGTGCTCGCGCGCCCGAACACACGCGGCGAATACGCGCTCGCAAAGCAATACCTGAAGGATCTTGCGGATTACACGGGCGGCAGGGTTTTTGACGCGGCCGCTACCGGTGCCGGCCTGACGCGAACCTTCGAGAGCATCGCCGAGGAATTGAGAAGGCAGTACACGATCGGCTACATTCCGCAGGAAATAGGAACGCCGGGACAAAGAAAGGCGATCAAGGTCCGCGTCAACCGCTCGAATCTGGTCATACGCGCCCGCGACGGCTACATCGTCGGGCAACAGCAGAAGTCTCCGGCGAAGTGA
- a CDS encoding amidohydrolase family protein translates to MNSILIKNGRVFSGFDEPSRIANVLVRDGRVAEISENAIDAPETRVFDADGKWVMPGFIDNHTHYDGEVLAAPSLSESVRHGVTSVLLGGCSLSFVYADFEDCADMFTRVEAFPREILFELLKDGKNWSTPGEWVSHIESLKLGPNIASFIGHSDIRARVMGIDRSLSTSERPTNEEISEMSRMLGEALDAGFVGISMQHNPWDKMDGRHWSKLLPATYAKSAERRALTDIVRRRGAHLQGVPDLVNRVASLWYMFQSSAFFWRKSLRTSIVAMMDLKGDPYIYPLLSGLASFFNKICRADFRLQAFPVPFTVFAKGMDLVVFEEFPTGALARHLANDLAKRNATLNDPEYRRKFKKHYKNKLAPKVWQKDFGDAFVVDAPDKSWIGKSFTELADERGQHPVDAFLDIVVDLDKQVQWKTTIGNHDPRRYKKLYNDQNGIFGFADSGAHIDNMAFYNFPLRVLRYVQESHERGEPLMSFEKAVWRLTKENADFFNLDAGTIEPGKRADITVIDPAKLSDDVHQYHSAEFLGGYSRLVNRNDDVVELVLINGKAAWENGGFSESFGNERFGDFLHANHNCAASPGQSRSVT, encoded by the coding sequence ATGAACTCCATCCTGATCAAGAACGGCCGGGTTTTCAGCGGTTTCGACGAGCCTTCGCGGATCGCGAACGTCCTCGTCCGCGACGGACGCGTCGCCGAGATCTCCGAAAACGCCATTGATGCGCCTGAAACCCGGGTCTTCGATGCGGACGGCAAATGGGTGATGCCCGGCTTTATCGACAACCACACGCATTACGACGGCGAAGTTCTCGCCGCTCCCTCGCTCTCAGAATCGGTTCGCCACGGCGTCACCTCGGTCCTGCTCGGCGGTTGCTCCCTGTCGTTCGTTTACGCCGATTTCGAGGATTGCGCGGATATGTTCACCCGGGTCGAGGCGTTTCCGCGGGAGATCCTTTTCGAATTGCTGAAGGACGGCAAGAACTGGTCGACTCCGGGCGAATGGGTGAGCCACATCGAAAGTCTCAAACTTGGCCCGAACATCGCGTCGTTCATCGGGCATTCGGACATCCGTGCGCGCGTGATGGGCATAGACCGCAGCCTCTCCACGTCGGAACGGCCGACGAACGAAGAGATCTCCGAGATGTCCCGGATGCTCGGGGAGGCGCTCGATGCCGGATTCGTCGGCATCTCGATGCAGCATAACCCGTGGGACAAAATGGACGGACGCCATTGGTCGAAACTTCTTCCGGCGACGTATGCCAAGAGCGCCGAACGCCGGGCGCTGACCGACATCGTCCGTCGCCGCGGCGCGCATCTTCAGGGCGTTCCCGATCTCGTCAACCGCGTTGCGAGTCTTTGGTATATGTTCCAGAGTTCGGCGTTTTTCTGGCGAAAGAGTCTGCGGACATCGATCGTCGCGATGATGGATCTCAAGGGCGATCCGTACATCTATCCGCTCCTCAGCGGCCTCGCGTCGTTCTTCAACAAAATATGCCGCGCCGATTTTCGGCTACAGGCGTTCCCGGTGCCGTTCACCGTTTTTGCGAAAGGAATGGATCTCGTCGTTTTCGAGGAATTCCCGACCGGAGCCCTGGCGCGTCACCTGGCGAACGACCTTGCCAAAAGAAACGCGACCCTGAACGATCCAGAATATCGCCGGAAATTCAAGAAGCATTACAAGAACAAGCTCGCGCCAAAGGTCTGGCAAAAGGATTTCGGCGACGCATTTGTCGTCGACGCCCCCGACAAAAGTTGGATCGGAAAGTCGTTCACGGAGCTTGCCGACGAGCGCGGCCAGCATCCGGTCGACGCGTTTCTCGACATCGTCGTCGACCTTGACAAACAGGTCCAATGGAAAACGACGATCGGCAATCACGATCCGCGGCGTTACAAAAAACTCTACAACGATCAGAACGGCATCTTCGGGTTCGCCGACTCCGGTGCGCACATCGACAATATGGCGTTCTACAACTTCCCGCTCCGTGTGCTGCGCTACGTTCAGGAATCACACGAACGCGGTGAACCGTTGATGTCGTTTGAAAAGGCCGTTTGGCGGCTGACAAAAGAGAACGCCGATTTCTTCAATCTCGACGCGGGAACCATCGAACCCGGGAAACGCGCGGACATCACGGTCATCGATCCGGCAAAGCTGTCGGACGATGTTCATCAATATCATTCGGCGGAGTTCCTCGGCGGATATTCAAGACTGGTGAACCGCAACGATGATGTCGTCGAACTGGTTCTGATCAACGGCAAAGCCGCCTGGGAAAACGGCGGATTCAGCGAATCGTTCGGCAACGAAAGATTCGGCGACTTCCTTCACGCTAATCACAACTGCGCGGCGTCGCCCGGTCAAAGCCGAAGTGTCACTTAA
- a CDS encoding bifunctional 2-keto-4-hydroxyglutarate aldolase/2-keto-3-deoxy-6-phosphogluconate aldolase produces MKSSEVVRRIIEIGVVPVVRANSPEEALAAVDAIKAGGVPILEITMTVPGAVKVIERIADMFGDEVVLGAGTVLDPETARACILAGATFIVSPALNLATIELCKRYSVPICPGALTPTEVVTAWQAGADFVKVFPCSAMGGASYIKGLKAPLPQVELIPTGGVNLNTAADFIKAGSSALGIGADLVDLKAIRNGEAHIVTERAVQFAQIVKDARTG; encoded by the coding sequence ATGAAAAGTTCGGAAGTTGTCAGGAGAATTATCGAGATCGGCGTCGTTCCGGTCGTCCGCGCCAATTCGCCCGAGGAAGCGCTCGCCGCCGTCGACGCGATCAAAGCCGGCGGCGTGCCGATCCTTGAGATCACGATGACCGTACCCGGCGCGGTGAAGGTCATTGAGAGAATAGCGGATATGTTCGGCGACGAGGTGGTCCTCGGTGCCGGAACGGTGCTTGACCCGGAAACCGCGCGGGCCTGCATCCTCGCCGGCGCTACTTTCATCGTCAGCCCGGCGCTCAATCTGGCTACGATCGAACTTTGCAAGCGATACTCGGTGCCGATCTGTCCGGGAGCGTTGACGCCGACCGAGGTCGTCACGGCGTGGCAGGCGGGCGCCGATTTCGTCAAGGTCTTTCCCTGTTCCGCAATGGGCGGAGCGAGCTACATCAAAGGCCTGAAAGCCCCGCTTCCGCAGGTCGAATTGATACCCACGGGCGGCGTCAATCTCAACACCGCTGCGGATTTCATCAAGGCCGGCTCAAGCGCTCTCGGCATCGGCGCCGACCTTGTCGATCTCAAGGCGATCCGCAACGGCGAGGCGCATATCGTCACCGAACGTGCCGTCCAGTTCGCGCAGATCGTCAAAGACGCACGAACGGGATGA
- a CDS encoding DUF5009 domain-containing protein, whose translation MGQNRLVALDVFRGMTIAGMVLVNNPGTWSAIYGPLQHAPWHGITPTDYIFPFFLFIVGVAIPIALGKRLAEGVTGKVYWKILSRAAIIFALGLFLPAFPIINLGESDISNVSKLVLMLATMGAVFFWLIGRNREALASLLFLVIAYLGFYFTGSKVPFINVETLRIPGVLQRIAVCYAIVSILFLHFSWKRLTIIGVGALLVYWFLMTWIPVPGCEVTTIDNKACNLAAWLDIKIFTENHVWRSAKVFDPEGILSTIPACVTTISGVLTGMWLKTEKSDTEKVGGLFFFGVVLCAVGYCWNFWFPYNKALWTSSYVAYTSGLALCFLGFCYWLIDIKGYTKWTKPFVIFGMNALALFVFSGLFARVLGILKVTGPEGTAINVQKWIFDTLFLPLASPINASLAFAVSYIVFWLFLMWLLYRKKIWIKV comes from the coding sequence ATGGGTCAGAACAGACTCGTGGCGTTGGACGTTTTTCGAGGGATGACGATCGCCGGAATGGTGCTCGTCAACAATCCCGGAACCTGGAGCGCGATCTACGGTCCGCTGCAGCACGCGCCCTGGCACGGGATCACGCCGACGGACTATATCTTTCCGTTCTTCCTGTTCATTGTCGGTGTCGCGATCCCGATCGCGCTCGGCAAACGGCTCGCGGAAGGCGTGACCGGAAAGGTCTATTGGAAGATCTTGAGCCGCGCCGCGATAATCTTCGCACTCGGACTGTTTCTCCCTGCGTTTCCGATCATCAATCTGGGCGAAAGCGACATCTCGAACGTGTCGAAACTCGTCCTGATGCTGGCGACGATGGGCGCCGTTTTCTTCTGGCTGATCGGCCGCAATCGCGAAGCGCTCGCATCGCTGCTCTTTTTGGTGATCGCATATCTCGGATTCTATTTCACCGGTTCCAAAGTTCCGTTCATCAATGTCGAAACGCTTCGGATTCCTGGAGTGCTGCAGCGGATCGCCGTCTGTTACGCGATCGTCTCGATCCTCTTTCTGCATTTCAGTTGGAAGCGTTTGACGATCATCGGCGTCGGCGCGTTGCTGGTTTATTGGTTCCTGATGACGTGGATCCCGGTTCCGGGTTGCGAAGTGACAACCATCGACAACAAAGCGTGCAATCTCGCGGCGTGGCTCGACATCAAGATCTTCACCGAAAACCACGTCTGGCGCAGCGCGAAGGTCTTCGACCCGGAAGGAATTCTCTCGACGATCCCGGCCTGCGTCACGACGATCTCGGGCGTGCTGACCGGTATGTGGCTGAAAACCGAGAAGAGCGATACCGAAAAGGTCGGCGGACTGTTCTTCTTCGGCGTCGTTCTGTGCGCCGTCGGTTATTGCTGGAATTTCTGGTTCCCGTACAACAAGGCGCTCTGGACGAGTTCGTACGTTGCCTACACCTCGGGGCTCGCCTTATGTTTTCTCGGTTTCTGCTATTGGCTGATCGACATCAAAGGCTATACGAAGTGGACGAAACCGTTCGTGATCTTCGGGATGAACGCGCTCGCGTTGTTCGTTTTTTCAGGTCTTTTCGCCAGGGTTCTGGGAATTCTAAAAGTGACGGGGCCAGAAGGTACTGCGATCAACGTGCAGAAATGGATCTTCGACACTCTGTTCTTGCCGTTGGCGTCGCCGATCAACGCGTCCCTGGCGTTCGCGGTCAGCTACATCGTCTTCTGGTTGTTTCTGATGTGGCTGTTGTACCGCAAGAAGATCTGGATCAAGGTTTAG
- a CDS encoding divalent metal cation transporter: MKRTRLSSTILGAAFLMATSAVGPGFLTQTTVFTTQLLASFGFVILVSVILDIFAQLNIWRVLTVSGKRGQDVANETIPGSGYLLAALIAFGGLVFNIGNIAGCGLGLKVLFGIPETWGALLSAGVAIAIFSVKEAGRAMDFFVKILGVVMLGLILYVVFASKPPLGEAAFRTLIPETIDPKAIITLVGGTVGGYITFAGAHRLIDAGVTGVGNLREVNRGATTGIMITAVIRFLLFLAAFGVIAMGMTIDPQNPPASVFQNAAGEFGYRVFGIVMWSAAITSVIGAAFTSSSFLKTFHAAIDRRVTFVIIGFIVVSTIVFLVNPKPIQLLVWAGTVNGFILPVGLALVLLASRKRSVVGDYQHPVWLQVSGWLVVLVMLGFSVWTIYNSFAQK, translated from the coding sequence ATGAAAAGGACCAGACTTTCATCAACGATCCTCGGCGCCGCGTTTCTGATGGCGACGTCAGCGGTTGGACCGGGCTTTCTGACGCAAACGACCGTTTTCACGACGCAGTTGCTGGCAAGTTTCGGGTTCGTCATCCTCGTTTCCGTGATCCTCGACATCTTCGCTCAACTGAATATCTGGCGCGTGCTCACGGTCAGCGGCAAACGCGGACAGGATGTCGCGAACGAAACGATTCCCGGCAGCGGTTACTTGCTCGCCGCGTTGATCGCGTTCGGCGGACTTGTATTTAACATCGGCAACATCGCCGGCTGCGGGCTCGGACTTAAAGTCCTGTTCGGCATACCCGAAACCTGGGGGGCGCTGCTCAGCGCGGGTGTCGCGATCGCCATCTTCTCGGTCAAGGAAGCCGGACGGGCGATGGATTTCTTTGTCAAGATCCTCGGCGTCGTGATGCTTGGTCTGATCCTTTACGTCGTTTTCGCCTCGAAGCCGCCGCTCGGCGAGGCGGCGTTTCGAACCCTGATACCCGAGACCATCGACCCGAAAGCGATCATCACGCTCGTCGGCGGCACGGTCGGCGGCTACATCACTTTTGCCGGAGCGCATCGCCTGATCGATGCGGGGGTGACAGGCGTCGGCAATTTGCGGGAAGTAAATCGCGGCGCAACGACCGGGATAATGATCACGGCGGTCATCCGGTTTCTGCTCTTTCTCGCGGCCTTCGGCGTGATCGCGATGGGAATGACGATCGATCCGCAGAATCCGCCGGCGTCGGTCTTTCAAAACGCGGCCGGCGAGTTCGGCTATCGCGTTTTCGGGATCGTGATGTGGTCGGCGGCGATCACCTCGGTCATCGGCGCGGCATTCACTTCGAGTTCATTTTTAAAAACGTTTCACGCGGCCATCGATAGACGCGTAACTTTTGTGATCATAGGCTTTATCGTCGTCTCAACGATCGTGTTTCTGGTCAACCCGAAGCCCATCCAACTGTTGGTCTGGGCGGGAACGGTCAACGGATTCATTTTGCCGGTCGGTCTCGCGCTCGTATTGCTTGCATCGCGCAAACGGTCGGTCGTCGGCGATTATCAACATCCGGTTTGGCTTCAGGTCTCGGGGTGGTTGGTGGTTTTGGTGATGCTCGGTTTCAGCGTTTGGACGATTTACAATTCTTTTGCACAAAAATGA
- a CDS encoding UvrD-helicase domain-containing protein — MELLLSLNPQQREAVTTADGAVLVLAGAGSGKTRVITVRIAYLISEKDIAPHNILAVTFTNKAAGEMRERVESLLSGQKLQSAPLVTTFHSLCVRILRRDIEALDEGYKKSFTIYDTDDSLKVIKASLKDIGFDDKQIAPRIILSAISNAKNRGEDFDDYASKVEFTDERRQAISRVYKLYEERLRNANALDFDDLMIKTVRLLRQNHEIREKYNDRFKYILVDEYQDTNPLQFSLIRYLTEKQQNICVVGDDAQSIYKFRQADIRNILDFEQHYPNAKTVLLEQNYRSTQTILDVAHAIIENNVEQKKKKLWTSNPGGDKILYFQAFDGDGEARFVASQIDELRRRDPRKRVAILYRTNAQSRLFEESLRRYRIDYNIVGGFSFYERAEIKDVISYLKLALNPFDDIALLRVVNTPPRGLGKTSLDELAMHAKSFNSSLWETMGILTNLEHKEGVNLTPRALESMRRFRATIENLSKKISDVGQSERPVSEAVVAAIEDTGYAAMLRAENSDESAARLENLEELVNAAVDYDKQDNDGMRDFIDHAALTSDTDKYDRNAAVTMMTVHSAKGLEFPVVFLVGLEDGIFPHSRSINDPKELEEERRLAYVAITRAETLLYITHSMRRRVYGEEMAAEPSQFLNEMPLELIRDLSRGSSWLSFAQGGANKSNKHAVAALRGETREPQKPKNLYTGKTYNSTDAIAEFFKNKKIETPASSEPKPLSGFDKLRSQATPKSEAADPNSFVPGAHVRHAKYGKGLVLRREGSGDNVKLTVSFPGFGQKKLIEKYANLEQA; from the coding sequence ATGGAACTTCTTTTATCACTCAATCCTCAACAGCGCGAGGCGGTAACGACCGCGGACGGAGCGGTTCTTGTACTCGCCGGAGCGGGATCCGGCAAAACGCGCGTGATCACGGTTCGCATCGCCTATCTGATCTCCGAAAAGGATATCGCGCCTCACAATATTCTGGCCGTAACCTTCACGAACAAGGCCGCGGGCGAGATGCGGGAACGGGTCGAATCGCTTCTTTCCGGGCAAAAGCTCCAATCCGCGCCGCTCGTGACGACCTTTCACTCGCTTTGCGTTCGAATTCTGCGCCGCGACATCGAAGCTCTCGACGAGGGCTACAAGAAATCGTTCACGATTTATGACACGGACGATTCGCTCAAGGTCATAAAAGCATCGCTCAAGGATATCGGTTTTGACGATAAGCAGATTGCCCCGCGAATCATCCTGAGTGCCATTTCGAACGCCAAGAACCGCGGCGAGGACTTTGACGACTATGCCTCGAAAGTCGAGTTCACCGATGAGCGTCGGCAGGCTATCTCGCGTGTTTACAAGCTTTACGAAGAACGTCTAAGAAACGCGAACGCGCTCGACTTTGACGATCTGATGATCAAGACCGTGAGGCTTTTGCGACAGAACCACGAGATACGCGAGAAATACAACGACCGCTTCAAGTACATTCTTGTAGACGAGTATCAGGACACTAATCCGCTGCAGTTCTCGCTCATTAGGTATCTGACCGAGAAACAGCAGAACATCTGCGTCGTCGGCGATGACGCGCAGAGCATTTACAAGTTTCGCCAGGCGGATATTCGCAACATTCTCGATTTCGAACAGCATTACCCGAATGCCAAGACCGTTCTCCTTGAACAGAATTACCGGTCCACCCAGACGATCCTCGACGTCGCGCACGCGATCATCGAGAACAACGTCGAACAGAAGAAGAAAAAACTCTGGACGTCGAACCCGGGCGGCGATAAGATCCTTTATTTTCAAGCGTTTGACGGCGACGGCGAGGCGCGGTTCGTGGCCTCGCAGATCGACGAACTGCGCCGTCGCGATCCGCGCAAACGCGTGGCCATCCTTTATCGGACGAACGCGCAGTCGCGGCTTTTTGAAGAGTCTCTTCGGCGATACCGAATCGACTACAACATCGTCGGCGGATTTTCGTTCTACGAGCGTGCCGAGATCAAGGACGTCATCTCATATTTGAAGCTCGCGCTCAACCCGTTTGACGATATCGCGCTGCTCCGCGTCGTCAACACGCCGCCGCGGGGGCTCGGGAAAACTTCACTCGACGAACTCGCGATGCACGCCAAAAGCTTCAACAGTTCGCTTTGGGAAACGATGGGAATCCTGACGAATCTCGAGCATAAAGAGGGCGTCAATCTGACTCCGCGGGCGCTCGAATCGATGCGTAGATTCCGCGCGACGATCGAGAACCTTTCGAAAAAGATCAGCGATGTCGGTCAATCCGAGCGTCCCGTCTCGGAAGCCGTCGTCGCGGCGATCGAAGACACGGGTTACGCGGCGATGCTGCGTGCCGAAAACTCGGACGAGTCCGCCGCGCGGCTCGAGAACCTCGAGGAACTCGTCAATGCGGCCGTCGATTACGACAAGCAGGACAATGACGGAATGCGCGATTTTATCGATCACGCGGCGTTGACGTCCGACACCGACAAGTATGACCGCAACGCCGCGGTGACGATGATGACGGTCCATTCGGCAAAGGGCCTCGAATTCCCCGTCGTCTTCCTGGTCGGACTCGAAGACGGAATCTTTCCGCATTCCCGTTCGATCAACGATCCGAAGGAACTTGAAGAAGAACGGCGTCTTGCATACGTCGCGATCACGCGAGCGGAAACGCTTCTTTACATTACGCATTCGATGCGCCGGCGGGTCTATGGCGAGGAGATGGCGGCCGAGCCGTCGCAATTTCTGAATGAAATGCCGCTCGAGTTGATCCGCGACCTGTCGCGCGGTTCGAGTTGGCTTTCGTTCGCTCAGGGCGGCGCGAACAAATCGAATAAGCACGCTGTTGCGGCTTTGCGCGGCGAGACGCGCGAGCCGCAAAAGCCGAAAAACCTATATACCGGAAAGACCTACAACTCGACCGACGCAATTGCCGAATTCTTCAAGAACAAGAAGATCGAGACGCCCGCGAGTTCGGAACCAAAGCCGCTTTCCGGGTTCGACAAGCTAAGATCGCAGGCGACTCCGAAATCCGAAGCCGCAGATCCGAATTCCTTTGTTCCCGGAGCTCACGTGCGTCACGCAAAATACGGCAAGGGGTTGGTTCTGCGACGGGAAGGCAGCGGCGACAACGTCAAACTGACGGTGAGCTTCCCGGGATTCGGACAAAAGAAATTGATTGAAAAGTACGCGAATCTTGAACAGGCGTGA